The Flavobacterium praedii genome window below encodes:
- a CDS encoding SDR family oxidoreductase, protein MKIILTGATGVLGSHIMYDILELFIKEKKNGKLFIIARNKGKVSALDRINELLTSDYTPQILQKSGLEKVHEYIEIIDSDLANLKGSFSEKIKGAYFIHSAGYVNLSTDENLKEKIFDENAKITKSLFKTFSPFITKFIYIGTAFSSGIRDGIIENDFHNLDFTPEHRNAYEDAKFHSENYIAQECKALGLPFQILRPSVIGGKMLGTESPYFIPKYMVFYLLAKFFHFTSQRRGEQENVRFIINEETGLNIIPVDYVARVIVNTFERDDIEQLNIVSDKSFNIVKGLQLIMKEVGYTNFTLIKNPLDFTYKNTIEKLYYESIGKHLKPYFITSPNEYDTTLLNSILEIPKLDSQAFTNMIRYAISNDFKDINV, encoded by the coding sequence ATGAAAATAATACTTACGGGAGCTACAGGTGTTTTGGGATCGCATATTATGTATGATATTCTAGAGCTTTTTATCAAAGAAAAGAAAAACGGAAAACTTTTTATTATTGCCAGAAACAAAGGAAAAGTAAGTGCTTTAGATCGTATTAATGAGCTTTTGACTAGTGATTACACCCCTCAAATTTTACAAAAAAGCGGTTTAGAAAAAGTACATGAATATATCGAAATTATTGATTCGGACTTAGCGAATCTTAAAGGTAGTTTTTCAGAGAAAATTAAAGGGGCTTACTTTATTCATTCTGCAGGCTATGTCAATTTATCTACTGACGAAAACCTAAAAGAAAAGATTTTTGATGAAAATGCCAAAATAACCAAATCTCTTTTCAAGACTTTTTCCCCTTTTATCACGAAGTTCATTTATATCGGCACTGCGTTTTCATCCGGAATACGAGACGGTATAATCGAGAATGATTTCCATAACCTAGATTTCACTCCTGAACATCGCAATGCGTATGAGGACGCCAAATTTCATTCGGAGAATTATATTGCTCAGGAATGCAAAGCTTTGGGATTACCATTTCAGATTTTGAGACCAAGTGTGATTGGAGGTAAAATGCTGGGTACCGAAAGTCCTTATTTCATTCCAAAATACATGGTTTTTTATCTTTTGGCCAAGTTTTTTCATTTTACTTCACAGCGAAGAGGAGAGCAAGAAAATGTGCGTTTCATCATCAATGAAGAAACAGGTTTAAATATCATTCCTGTTGATTATGTGGCCAGAGTAATTGTAAACACTTTTGAACGAGATGACATCGAGCAGCTGAACATTGTAAGTGACAAAAGCTTTAATATCGTGAAAGGATTACAGTTGATTATGAAAGAAGTGGGTTATACCAATTTTACTTTAATCAAAAATCCACTCGATTTTACATATAAAAATACAATCGAAAAGCTGTATTATGAAAGTATTGGTAAGCATTTGAAACCTTATTTTATAACCAGTCCTAACGAATACGACACCACTTTGCTGAATTCAATTCTGGAAATTCCAAAATTAGACAGTCAGGCCTTTACCAATATGATTCGCTATGCCATATCCAATGATTTTAAGGATATTAATGTGTAA
- a CDS encoding sodium-dependent bicarbonate transport family permease, with translation MNLNLLLENLTNPALLFFVLGVIAVLLKSDLEIPPNTSKFISLYLLFAIGFKGGQELSHEEFSSEIALSMLFGIMISMLIPLYTFFILKRKLSVYDAGAIAAAYGSVSAVTFVTAVSYLESQQLTLHGHMVAIMALMESPAIIIGLVLISIFNKDQSSDKIKFSAVLKHSLTNSSVLLILGSLVIGFLASTKQAEGIKPFTNDLFKGFLAIFLLDMGVTSGRKLKSFFSFGWFPFLFAMIIPLVNGCIFAVLSSFVTDDITNRFIFAVLAASASYIAVPAAMQISVPKSNPGLYLPMALAVTFPVNITIGMPIYYLIVQHF, from the coding sequence ATGAACTTAAACCTATTACTCGAGAACCTAACCAATCCAGCATTACTTTTTTTTGTGCTTGGCGTGATTGCAGTACTCCTAAAAAGTGATTTGGAAATACCACCTAATACATCAAAATTTATTTCACTTTACTTGCTGTTTGCTATTGGTTTTAAGGGAGGACAAGAACTGTCGCATGAAGAATTCTCGAGCGAGATTGCCTTGTCCATGCTCTTTGGAATCATGATTTCGATGCTAATACCATTGTACACCTTTTTTATCCTAAAAAGAAAACTCAGTGTTTATGATGCAGGAGCCATTGCGGCGGCCTACGGCTCGGTAAGTGCTGTTACCTTTGTCACGGCGGTTTCCTATCTCGAATCACAGCAATTAACCCTTCATGGACACATGGTCGCTATAATGGCTTTAATGGAGTCACCTGCCATTATCATTGGGCTCGTCCTGATATCTATATTCAATAAAGATCAATCTTCTGATAAAATAAAATTCAGTGCTGTCCTAAAACACTCTTTGACCAATAGTAGTGTATTGTTAATCCTTGGCAGTTTGGTAATCGGCTTTTTGGCGAGTACCAAACAAGCAGAGGGAATCAAACCCTTTACTAATGACCTTTTCAAAGGATTTTTGGCCATTTTTCTTCTGGATATGGGAGTAACAAGTGGTAGAAAACTAAAATCCTTCTTCTCATTCGGATGGTTTCCTTTCCTTTTTGCAATGATTATTCCTTTGGTCAACGGTTGCATATTCGCAGTTTTGAGTTCCTTTGTCACCGATGATATCACCAACCGATTCATCTTTGCCGTATTGGCCGCAAGTGCATCCTATATCGCCGTTCCAGCAGCAATGCAAATTTCGGTACCCAAGTCAAATCCCGGTCTTTATTTGCCCATGGCACTCGCGGTAACATTCCCGGTAAACATCACAATTGGTATGCCAATTTACTATCTAATTGTTCAACACTTCTAA
- a CDS encoding carbonic anhydrase family protein, producing MKMLQVATLVLFLQLFPSCKTNSNKISNENNTSHTGSYKHQHVLTKAEQDQLTPNQVLLEFKEGNQRFKSGNVTQREHSDEIRKVATGGQHPKAMVLSCLDSRVPVEDVFDQGIGDVFVGRVAGNFVNTDLLGSMEFACKVAGAKLILVMGHQHCGAVKSAIDDVKLGNITSMLANIKPAVEMSKDFHGEKSSKNESFVKEVAQNNVRHTISEIRVKSEILRTMESKGEIKIVGAFYTLRTGELEFIE from the coding sequence ATGAAAATGTTACAAGTTGCAACCTTAGTTTTGTTCCTACAATTGTTTCCATCATGTAAAACGAATTCAAACAAGATTTCAAATGAAAACAATACATCTCACACGGGATCCTATAAACATCAGCATGTGCTGACTAAAGCAGAACAGGATCAATTAACACCCAATCAGGTTTTACTTGAATTCAAAGAAGGCAACCAACGCTTTAAAAGCGGTAACGTAACGCAACGCGAGCATTCAGACGAAATTAGAAAAGTTGCAACGGGAGGTCAACACCCAAAGGCGATGGTTCTAAGTTGTCTCGATAGCAGAGTGCCTGTAGAAGATGTATTTGATCAGGGAATTGGAGATGTATTTGTGGGCAGGGTAGCGGGCAATTTTGTAAACACAGACCTTTTGGGAAGTATGGAATTTGCCTGTAAAGTAGCTGGGGCAAAACTAATATTGGTAATGGGGCATCAACACTGTGGAGCGGTAAAAAGTGCAATAGATGATGTAAAGTTAGGAAACATAACCTCAATGCTCGCAAACATAAAGCCCGCAGTTGAGATGAGCAAAGATTTTCATGGTGAAAAATCATCCAAAAACGAATCCTTTGTCAAAGAAGTTGCCCAAAACAATGTTCGTCATACCATAAGTGAGATTAGGGTAAAAAGCGAAATATTACGAACAATGGAAAGTAAAGGGGAAATCAAAATTGTAGGAGCCTTTTACACATTACGCACAGGAGAACTTGAGTTTATTGAGTAA
- a CDS encoding DUF6671 family protein yields MFAGRKLLIATKHEKEKVIAPILARELGVKCFVVSNFDTDELGTFTGEIDRKEDPINTAKKKCLMAMELTNCDMAIASEGSFGSHPSIFFAPADDEFLFFIDKKNNLEIVARELSMDTNFSGAVIHSKQELDEFAGRAKFPSHALIARKSIDDFIEIEKGISDWGKLVDVYNHFIKLYGSVYIETDMRAMYNPTRMNVIESAALKLADKINSCCPNCNTPGFGVTDAKLGLPCEWCRFPTQSTLSHIYTCQKCSYVKEEMYPNQKKSEDPTYCDNCNP; encoded by the coding sequence ATGTTTGCTGGAAGAAAACTGCTAATTGCAACCAAACATGAAAAAGAAAAAGTAATTGCTCCAATTTTAGCAAGGGAATTAGGTGTGAAATGTTTTGTAGTTTCAAATTTTGACACCGATGAACTTGGAACATTTACAGGAGAAATAGATAGGAAAGAGGATCCAATAAACACCGCCAAGAAAAAATGCCTTATGGCTATGGAGTTGACCAATTGTGATATGGCCATAGCAAGCGAAGGTTCTTTTGGCTCACACCCATCCATTTTCTTTGCTCCTGCCGATGATGAGTTTTTATTTTTTATCGACAAAAAAAATAATTTGGAGATTGTTGCCAGAGAGTTAAGTATGGACACCAATTTTAGTGGTGCTGTAATACATAGCAAACAGGAGTTGGATGAATTTGCTGGAAGGGCAAAATTCCCATCACACGCCTTGATTGCCAGGAAATCCATCGATGATTTTATTGAAATAGAAAAAGGCATCAGCGATTGGGGAAAATTAGTGGACGTGTACAATCATTTCATCAAATTATATGGATCAGTTTATATTGAAACCGATATGCGGGCAATGTACAATCCTACCCGTATGAATGTTATTGAAAGTGCTGCCCTAAAATTAGCCGATAAAATCAATTCCTGTTGTCCTAATTGCAATACCCCAGGTTTTGGGGTGACGGATGCCAAACTGGGTCTTCCTTGTGAATGGTGTCGTTTTCCAACCCAATCCACTTTAAGTCATATCTATACCTGCCAAAAATGTTCTTATGTAAAAGAAGAAATGTATCCAAACCAAAAAAAATCTGAAGACCCTACGTATTGCGACAATTGTAATCCTTAA
- a CDS encoding DUF4265 domain-containing protein, with the protein MAETHSKILFRFHSAILDEEVVETIWSQIIDLEKGIFKLDNVPFYGPLIATEDIFYAKYDENEEAIVYKETISISGNSIIQVVILKDNYDKEIIREKLKVMNCRSEGFNEKYFVVEIKKEVDYVVVKHFLNEYSELEVLDFAEPCLSKKHSDDLLK; encoded by the coding sequence ATGGCAGAAACTCACTCAAAAATTTTATTCCGATTTCATAGTGCTATTTTAGATGAAGAAGTAGTTGAAACCATTTGGTCACAAATAATTGATTTGGAAAAAGGAATCTTTAAATTAGATAACGTTCCTTTCTATGGGCCACTTATTGCAACAGAAGATATTTTCTATGCTAAATACGATGAAAATGAAGAAGCCATTGTATATAAAGAAACGATTTCAATTTCTGGGAATTCGATTATTCAAGTTGTGATTTTAAAAGACAATTATGATAAGGAAATTATTAGAGAAAAACTCAAAGTAATGAATTGTCGGTCTGAAGGATTTAATGAAAAGTATTTTGTTGTTGAAATTAAAAAAGAGGTTGATTATGTTGTAGTAAAACATTTTTTAAATGAATATTCTGAATTAGAAGTATTAGATTTTGCGGAACCCTGTTTGTCCAAAAAACACAGTGATGATTTATTGAAATAG
- a CDS encoding LysR family transcriptional regulator, whose amino-acid sequence MNYTLNQLQIFLKIVKTQSVTKASEELHLTQPAVSIQLKNFQEQFDIPLTEVVGRKIYITDFGYEIAEAAENIINQVHAINYKTLAYKGQMAGKLKISIVSTGKYVMPYFLADFMKEHSGIELLMDVTNKSRVIESLENNEVDFALVSILPSKLNIEKLDLLQNKLYLVGNTDITIEKEDQEESFFENLPLIFREKGSGTRQTMVSFFERNAISVLNKMELTSNEAVKQALIAGLGYSIMPLIGIKSELSNNELQIIPVKGLPITTNWSLIWLKGKKHSPVAKAILNYIEKEKSNIVHDKFEWYEKY is encoded by the coding sequence ATGAATTATACTTTAAATCAACTCCAGATATTTTTGAAAATAGTAAAAACACAAAGTGTAACAAAGGCATCGGAGGAATTACATCTAACCCAGCCCGCGGTATCGATACAGTTAAAGAATTTTCAGGAACAATTTGACATTCCATTGACAGAGGTGGTTGGGAGGAAAATTTACATCACCGATTTTGGCTATGAAATTGCCGAGGCAGCCGAGAATATCATAAACCAAGTACATGCCATCAACTATAAAACGTTAGCCTACAAAGGACAAATGGCTGGTAAATTGAAAATTTCAATCGTTTCGACAGGTAAATATGTGATGCCCTACTTTCTCGCCGATTTCATGAAAGAACATTCGGGGATCGAGTTGCTGATGGATGTAACAAATAAAAGTAGGGTTATTGAGAGTTTAGAAAACAATGAGGTCGATTTTGCACTAGTTTCCATTTTGCCTTCCAAACTCAATATAGAAAAACTAGACCTGCTTCAAAATAAACTGTATTTAGTGGGGAATACTGATATCACTATCGAAAAAGAGGATCAGGAAGAAAGTTTCTTCGAAAATTTGCCTTTAATTTTTAGGGAAAAAGGTTCTGGAACAAGGCAAACCATGGTTAGTTTCTTTGAAAGAAACGCCATTTCGGTATTGAATAAAATGGAACTCACCTCAAACGAAGCCGTAAAACAGGCATTAATAGCTGGTTTGGGTTATTCAATTATGCCTTTAATTGGAATAAAAAGCGAACTGAGTAACAATGAACTGCAAATAATTCCAGTTAAAGGATTGCCTATTACAACCAACTGGAGTTTAATATGGCTCAAAGGAAAAAAGCACTCCCCTGTTGCAAAAGCAATTTTAAACTATATTGAAAAAGAAAAATCAAATATCGTACATGATAAGTTCGAATGGTACGAAAAATACTAA
- a CDS encoding L-threonylcarbamoyladenylate synthase, with protein sequence MTTTNITKAAQALINDEIIAIPTETVYGLAGNAYSENALKKIFELKKRPFYNPLIVHIKSTAFLDTVASDIPDMAWKLAKEFWPGSLTLVLKKQPHIPDIVTAGKETVAVRVPNHPVALALLELLEFPLAAPSANPFGCISPTTAMHVSNYFKENLEIVLDGGACQNGIESTIIGFENDKPILYRHGSISIEAIERIVGKVQVTTTKNSTPDAPGMLSRHYAPKTSTYLTDNVPELIPSFSGKKVGLLLFKDEITGTENILQEVLSRTGDLAEAAKNLYATMHRLDKSNLDVIIAERLPNKGLGKSINDRLERAIKK encoded by the coding sequence ATGACAACAACTAATATAACCAAAGCCGCGCAGGCTTTGATAAATGATGAGATAATAGCTATTCCCACCGAAACCGTTTATGGATTGGCCGGAAATGCCTATAGTGAAAATGCTTTGAAAAAAATATTCGAATTAAAAAAGAGACCCTTTTACAACCCATTAATTGTACATATCAAGTCTACCGCATTTTTAGACACGGTTGCCTCTGATATTCCAGACATGGCCTGGAAGCTTGCCAAGGAGTTTTGGCCAGGATCGTTAACGTTAGTTTTGAAAAAACAACCTCACATTCCAGACATCGTCACTGCTGGCAAAGAGACTGTTGCTGTAAGAGTACCGAATCACCCTGTGGCATTAGCGCTTTTGGAACTACTTGAATTTCCGCTGGCAGCACCAAGTGCTAATCCTTTCGGTTGTATAAGTCCTACAACTGCCATGCATGTTTCAAACTATTTCAAAGAGAATTTGGAAATTGTATTGGATGGAGGAGCGTGCCAAAACGGAATAGAATCTACAATAATTGGTTTCGAAAATGATAAACCGATTCTTTACAGGCACGGTTCAATTTCAATAGAAGCTATAGAACGAATCGTGGGAAAGGTGCAAGTCACAACTACTAAAAACAGTACACCCGATGCTCCAGGAATGCTTTCGCGACATTACGCACCAAAAACCAGCACCTATCTTACCGACAATGTACCCGAGTTGATACCATCATTCTCTGGTAAAAAAGTTGGGTTGCTTTTGTTCAAGGATGAAATTACAGGTACCGAAAATATACTTCAAGAAGTGCTCTCCAGAACAGGAGATCTAGCCGAAGCCGCAAAGAATTTATATGCCACAATGCACCGTTTGGACAAAAGCAACTTGGACGTAATCATTGCAGAGCGTTTGCCCAACAAAGGACTTGGTAAATCTATAAATGACCGTTTGGAAAGAGCTATAAAAAAGTAA